One Kwoniella pini CBS 10737 chromosome 11, complete sequence DNA segment encodes these proteins:
- a CDS encoding mitochondrial 37S ribosomal mS33 domain-containing protein codes for MASNLHNLLSSLRSPIFQTISNPTSSRMGTKYLRRRLRGPSIASYYPQLTNPFPSISALNKTHPSNPFAGWQGSKLPEQLTTPTSGKVIMENVVWKNEGNMLRNSELVDEGFEEVSRKRGLGWLADGAEVRRAERVRARKTAGKGPPKKGHGRRSQMKKK; via the exons ATGGCCTCAAATTTACATAACCTCCTCTCCTCATTACGTTCTCCGATATTTCAAACAATTTCGAATCCTACATCTTCACGAATGGGTACCAAATACTTGAGACGTCGGTTGCGAGGACCATCAATAGCATCATACTATCCTCAATTGACAAATCCTTTTCcatcaatatcagctttaaATAAAACGCACccttcaaatccatttgCAGGTTGGCAAGGATCTAAATTACCAGAACAATTAACTACTCCTACATCTGGTAAAGTGATAATGGAGAATGTCGTTTGGAAAAATGAAGGAAACATGTTAAGGAATAGTGAATTAGTAGATGAAGGATTCGAAGAGGTTTCCAGGAAGAGAGGCTTAGGTTGGCTAGCTGATGGAGCAGAAGTGAGAAGAGCAGAAAGAGTTCGAGCGAGAAAGACTGCTGGTAAAGGACCTCCTAAGAAGG GTCATGGACGAAGAtctcaaatgaagaagaagtag